The genome window AATTACTGTCAATTAATGATCTTAAGTCATTCTTTTTTCTGGAAGTTAGTTCCAGTTTTGCATTATTCAGTTGTTTCAAAGGAAACCCGACACCAGTTAATTGTGCGCCTAGACCGTGTTTGTCTACATTGTTCAATCTCATAAAAATGATCTTCTGTAAACgaagtcttataaaatattttatgctccGTTATCttctttgacaaattttattattttaatttcagatagTCTAACTGCATCtccatcagtatttttattaaacttaatgcCACATTGctgaacaaaatcttttaaattataaaaatcggaATATGACATAGCGTTGACATTGTATGCATTACCTCGTTTTCTAGCCGTCTGTATTAAAGTAATGTACTGGTCAGGAACGAAAATTGGAGATGATTAAGaaatttttaacagatttttctaTTACAGAATGAAcgttatcattttcattttgagtgTGGCccgatattaaaaatttatgggTAATGCTCTTAATTGACAAATTAGCTAAAGCATACATGTACAagctaaacataaattgatttttctgtTGACCACAACAATtgtcagaataaaatataatttccaaattcGGGTCATCGACTGTTTGACATTTTctgtaataaactttaagaCGCATGAGCCAATTTCATTGGCTCCTCTCAAAGCATCTACTTCACTCCAAACATAACAATAACTGTTGTCTTTGTTAAGTTCACAATCGTAaagttacatacatttaactTTGATTGTAGTAGAAACTTGAGGTCTTACCCATAGGAAGCGGTAAAACCGCCTGTAAATCATAACATGCAACCACGTAACTTTTTTGCCCCTTTTGTTTGTCTTCATTTTTCTCAATTCGACTTAGTTCTTTTTCTGTGTGATGTTCTAGATACTTCAACTCgttagtttctttttctatttgacTCATATTTTCGTAAGATGTACAAAACTCGCACATGtcttttttggaataaaaaactGATATTGTAATCTTTGTGAAATATCTTACGATAAGTGTGTATTTCGCCAGCTGGCTTTCCTTCTTCTTCACAGAGTTTTCTATAATCTCTATACAAATCAGATAAACTTTTACCTCCGTCGATGTACTCTCTACTAGTCTGTTTTCTTAAGTAGTGGCTTTCTATACGAGGAATGGAGTCAATATGACTTTTTATACCCTGTATCACTTCATCAACAACTTTTACTTGATTTCCGTGTTTGCCTCTTTTGTCAGATTCTACCATTCCGCTATCACACAACTTCTCTAAGACAGTTCTGATAGGTCTATCATTAATCCCCAGAGtgtttttgaagaatattttgcaCACCCGTATTTGTTTACCATTTACTGTTAGGTGGAAACCATGCTTTGGTTTACGattgctattttcttttttgtaactatacTTTGGTTTAATAACAGTCAAGTTCTTACTGATAAAATCCCGTTGTCGAGTAACACAACCCATTGCCCaatataaaccaaaaataatcgTTCTGTCaccatcattaattttatcgaaacatTTCAAACGACATCGTTCTGAACAAGGCGGTCCCATGCTTCTCTGgggcacatttttttttgattttgataaagaaaCGTATTCTTTGCCTGAATTACGTAATTGTTTAGCTATTAgctttttagaatttataataccCTTCCGTTTTTTCTTTggtggtaatattattaaattttcttgctCGTTGTCAGAGCTTTCATCGATAATTCTATCAGGGACAGGGTTATAATCAGAATCATTATCGTCAGGTGAAAAATCACCTGCTCTTGAAGAAAGGGTAGAAGACCTAGAACCGGTGCTTAATGATCTTTGTCTTGGTAATTCAGTTTGATTAGTTACATGTTTTTGTAGATTAGATGTGCTTGGCAAAGattcaaatacttttctttgtaaTAGTGAATTGGCGATGGGACGGTAAATGTTATCTGAAGATTTTATTGACCCCGAAACATAGGAGCCAATTGTAGAAGCAGCGCTACTTGAAGACGAAGAACTGCTCGAGGAAGATGAACTCTGAGAAGATGAGCAGCTTACCCTGCGAGATTTCTGCGAGGTCGATGGTTCTGCGCTATTTTCTGCCTGAAGATCCAGAGCGAGTTTCAACAATTTGTCTCTTCGatgcattttaaaaaaaaacctaaaataatagaaacactacatcactatcaaaaaaaaaagattacgtatgcaaattgatttattaaaaaaaaatacctattattatcataaaagggttattataatcataaaggtCGTAAGTTCATGTTATCACTATGATCGCAAAAGTGacacttttgtaattaattagggTCCATTTATTCTTTggcaaaatcaattaaacgcaaaaatgacattattcgtAAAATGACGGtccttctttaaaaacaactcgattaaaatttaccattttatGGCTAAATTGACACTAAACAAAAAGTGTCACTTTAGTATCAAACCACTAACTTAAATACAAAGTCACCGTAATGCAAAATGtgaaccaaacaaaaaatgtcactttggagtaagaaaaaaataactacttaccAATGATGGCACCGAAAAACTGACTTAATGACCAAAGTGTCGGTTTGTCGCTCAACAACGGTCTATTCTGGTACGGGCGACACGTGTTTTCGTGTTAAGCGTCAGTCTAGCACTGCGCGGGGTGGGGAATTTTGTTTAGTGGCAAAAGAGACTACTGCCATCTAGCAGTAGTTTTTGGCATTTTTAAGAAAGTGTCAATGCGGCTCTTTTTAGTTAGAAATTGATCAACTGATGGCGTTATTATCTCGATATTACGAAATTTTGGATAGTGACAGTTTTGGAATAAGTGTGCGATATAATagctatagaaaaaaaatatattatgtattaaattaatccTATATGCGACGCTTGCTtcacttttttttgtgttatagcGGAAACAGAAATACTCCTTCAAAATTGTCTAGCTGTGACCGGTCCTTGAGATGCGGCCCGGTGACAGACAGTCAAACAATGGACAGCGTGGGATATCGTTCATATTAACGAAATTTGAAACAGAACCCCGAAAATTCATTTTCACATTTGaacatagataaaaaaatctaacgtTTTTAGACAGGTACTTATATGCCCACTGTTGGGCCGTCAAAAaactggttttgtttttaattgagatACAGATCGTATAAATATCTTATATATCATCTATTAGAACTAGAGTTGATCCAACTGCCAATTGTAACAACGGTATTTACATGCAATGCTGTTACTAGCTTCGTAAAGGTCATTGACTTGACGTTTTATACgcaaaaaacatgaaaacaaaccTCTGGAGCatgttaagttatttaattagaataagtgagcaatattaatgttataataaatttcatttttactaCGTATTGTCAGTTATAAATGTCATAAAAAGGGAAAAAATCTGGTTCAGATTTGGGTACAAACAGAGccgaacaataataaaaaagtatttttttgttttcgttgtgTTGAGGTCATTCTCTTAGtttagatataattattacatataacatgtatacatttataaaacacgTAATGCAAGTACTGCATGATTACCATCAGCTGACAAAAGTGACAAAACAAGGAAagtagttcaaaatattttcctgtCGCACTTATCAAATCCATTGTACTATTGTCTCCGTCATTTCAATTAACAAACCACTTAAAAGGTATTTCACCTATCTTGATTTTTGGGGAAGAACTATACACAACGGTAAGGTGAGCGGACATCGAGCGATTCACGTTTTACACTGAATGAATGACGTGTAGGGGACTCCCTATCGGTCGGCTATAGGTGACTATAGCATGCGCGCGCGCTTATAAAACGAGCGCGACATGAGATCCACGCATTCGCACAGCGCCCACAGCGAGCAACAGTCGCGagtaaaaattcaaatatcgAATTCTAATCTCCGATATAGAATTCCAAATTcgtaaatcaaatattttaagatcCTGCATCGGTTTTTTTCTTCTAATTCTAAATTAgaacattcaaatttaaaaatgaagaagTATTCGATCGTTGGAAACAAAAAGAAGGTGACGATGGAGGATAACCCTACACAGCTGAAGATCGTTGGAAACAACTGCATCGTGAGGGTCACAGTAAACCGTGGGGACATTGAAGTGATCGGGAACGACTGTCGGGTCGAAGTGACCGATAACTATGGAGTCATCAACTTA of Trichoplusia ni isolate ovarian cell line Hi5 chromosome 15 unlocalized genomic scaffold, tn1 tig00003386_group14, whole genome shotgun sequence contains these proteins:
- the LOC113506447 gene encoding uncharacterized protein LOC113506447, encoding MHRRDKLLKLALDLQAENSAEPSTSQKSRRVSCSSSQSSSSSSSSSSSSSAASTIGSYVSGSIKSSDNIYRPIANSLLQRKVFESLPSTSNLQKHVTNQTELPRQRSLSTGSRSSTLSSRAGDFSPDDNDSDYNPVPDRIIDESSDNEQENLIILPPKKKRKGIINSKKLIAKQLRNSGKEYVSLSKSKKNVPQRSMGPPCSERCRLKCFDKINDGDRTIIFGLYWAMGCVTRQRDFISKNLTVIKPKYSYKKENSNRKPKHGFHLTVNGKQIRVCKIFFKNTLGINDRPIRTVLEKLCDSGMVESDKRGKHGNQVKVVDEVIQGIKSHIDSIPRIESHYLRKQTSREYIDGGKSLSDLYRDYRKLCEEEGKPAGEIHTYRKIFHKDYNISFLFQKRHVRVLYILRKYESNRKRN